Proteins co-encoded in one Ammospiza caudacuta isolate bAmmCau1 chromosome 16, bAmmCau1.pri, whole genome shotgun sequence genomic window:
- the HRH2 gene encoding histamine H2 receptor, which produces MDPCYNHTSSQKSMDPPMQLLVGFFLGILIVITLCGNIIVCLAVTLDRRLRSVTNRIIISLAITDLLLGLLVLPFSAYYELTKEWPFGSVLCNIYTSLDVMLCTASILNLLMISLDRYFAITTPLRYGQVVTPSRVAVGLAVIWTVSLMVSFLPIHLGWNTKGTAVQNTSTTCSKECTLGVNLEYGLVDSLLTFYIPLVIMCITYYRILRIAREQAKRINHTWGNAPMSPMVKEHKATVTLAVVLGAFIVCWFPYFTLFTYRGVSGDSQVKGTLMSIVLWLGYANSALNPILYGTLNKDFRVAYQNLLHCCRTGYPRNSHLPPLQEAQPRGREGQGRQEGKPLKLEVRNEKGTLLTDGALKSTGAFL; this is translated from the exons ATGGATCCATGTTACAACCACACAAGCTCTCAAAAAAGCATGGACCCCCCCATGCAGCTGCTGGTCGGGTTCTTTCTGGGCATCCTCATCGTGATCACTCTCTGTGGTAACATCATCGTCTGCCTGGCCGTCACCCTGGACCGGCGGCTGCGGAGCGTGACCAACCGCATCATCATCTCCCTGGCCATCACAgacctgctgctggggctgctggtgctgcccttctctgctTACTACGAGCTCACCAAGGAGTGGCCCTTTGGCAGCGTTCTGTGCAACATCTACACCAGCCTGGACGTCATGCTGTGCACGGCCTCCATCCTCAACCTCCTCATGATCAGCCTGGATCGCTACTTCGCCATCACCACCCCGCTCCGCTACGGCCAGGTGGTCACTCCCTCGCGGGTGGCCGTGGGCTTGGCTGTCATCTGGACTGTTTCACTGATGGTCTCCTTCCTACCCATCCACCTGGGCTGGAACACCAAagggacagcagtgcagaaCACAAGCACCACCTGCAGCAAGGAGTGCACGCTGGGAGTGAACCTTGAGTACGGGTTGGTGGACAGCTTGCTCACCTTCTACATCCCTCTGGTCATCATGTGCATCACCTACTACAGGATACTCAGGATAGCCAGGGAGCAAGCCAAGAGGATAAACCACACCTGGGGCAACGCGCCCATGTCCCCCATGGTGAAGGAGCACAAAGCCACTGTGACGCTGGCAGTGGTGCTGGGAGCCTTCATCGTGTGCTGGTTCCCCTACTTCACCCTCTTCACCTACCGGGGCGTGTCGGGGGACAGCCAGGTCAAAGGCACACTCATGTCCATTGTGCTCTGGCTGGGCTATGCCAACTCAGCCCTGAACCCCATCCTCTATGGGACACTCAACAAGGATTTCCGAGTGGCCTACCAGAActtgctgcactgctgcaggacGGGATACCCCAGGAACTCCCACCTGCCTCCACTGCAGGAGGCCCAacccaggggcagggagggccagggcaggcaggagggcaaACCCTTGAAGCTGGAGGTGAGGAACGAGAAGGGGACTCTGCTCACTGATGGAGCCCTCAAGAG CACTGGAGCTTTCCTGTGA